The genomic region CGTGACGATGCCCTGGCCGATCTCGACTTTTCCGGGCGAGATCGCCACACGGCCCTCGCCGACGAGCTTCACCCAGGATGACAGCTTGGGATTGGCCGCAAGGCTGACCGGCAGTGTCGGGGCAGGGGACGGCGCACTCATGATGTCGCCATCTCCGCGGCCGCCCGCAGCACGGCGCGGACCATGCGGTTGTGCGATCCGCAGCGGCACAGATTGCGATCAAGCGCGGTTCTCACCTCCGCCTCCGTCGGCGACGGATTGCGCTTCAGCACCGCCGCCGCGCTGATCAGGATTCCCGAGACGCAATAGCCGCATTGCATCGCCTGCTCGGAGATAAAGGCGCGTTGCAGCGGATGCGGTTGGTCCGCGGTGCCGAGGCCTTCCACCGTGACGACCTCCTTGTTGGCGACCGACCACATCGGCATGTCGCAGGAGGCCATCGCGCGATCACCGACCATGACATGGCAAGCGCCGCACTCGCCGGCCCCGCAGCCGAAATGCGGACTTGTGACGCCGAGCCGGCCGCGCAGCACATCGAGCAGCGTCTGATCCGGATCGGTCTCGACCGCCGTCGCCGTGCCGTTAAGCTGGAATTGAATGGTCGGCATTGTCGCGCTACGGCCTCAGGACTTGTCGAACTTCTTGACGACATCGGCCCATTTCTCGATGTCGCCGCGCAGGAACTTGTCGAATTCTTCCGGCGTCATCGACATGGGCACCGCGCCCTGCGCAGTCCAGAGTTTGACGATGTCGGGACGCTTCACCATTGCGTTCACGGCTGCATTGAGCTTGTCGATCACGGGTTTCGGCGTGCCGGCCGGAGCCATCAGGCCGAGCCAGATCGTGGCTTCATAGCCTGCGACACCCGCCTCGATCGCCGTCGGCACGTTCGGCAGCACCGCTGAGCGCTGCTTGCCGGTGGTCGCGAGCGCGCGGACCTGGTTCTCGCCGATGTTCGGCGCCATCGCCGGCACGGCATCGATCATCATCTGCACCTGCCCGCCGATCACACCGCTGCGTGCCTCGCCACTGTTGCGATAGGGCACGTGGACGAGGTCGATGCCGGCCATGGCTTTGAACAGCTCGCCGGCCATGTGATAGGGCGTGCCCTGGCCGGAGGAGGCGTAGTTCAATTTGCCCGGCTGCGACTTGGCGAGCGCAACGAACTCCTGCAGCGTCTTCGCTGCGACTTGCGGGTTCACCACGATGACGAGATCGGAAGAGTTCACCGGCGCGATCGGCGCGAGGTCGCGCATCAGCTCGTATTTGCGCTTGTCCGGCGTCAGCAGGGATTCGTTCGCGGTCTGGGTGTTGGACATCATCAGCAGCGTGTAGCCGTCGGCGGGCGACTTCGCCGCTTCGACTGTGCCGATGACGCCGCCCGCGCCGGTGCGGTTCTCGATCACGAAGGGCTGGCCAAAACTCTCCTGGAGCGCATTGCCGATCTGCCGGGCCGCGACATCGGCCGGCCCGCCGGCGCCGAAGGGCACGACGATCCGGACCGAATGGTTGGGATAGTCTTGCGCCAGGGACGGGGCTGCGGAGAATGCGCTGAGCAGGCCGGCGGCCAGCGCCAGCATGAATTGTCGGGCCGTCACACCCACCTCCCTGATGTCGTTCTTGTTGTTGGGCACTGTAGCGGCAGGGGAGGCGGACTGTCGACGCCTCACAAGGCGATGCCGCCTGGAATATCGGGCGGTTTTCGGTGTGGCGGCGCCGCTCTTCGCGGTCACGGCAGGAACCGGCGGCGCACGCGGTCTGAGCAAATCGCATGGGCATTGCCGGATAAATACCCTCGGCTGACAGGTCTTTTGGTGTTACCAAATTGGACATGAACCAGCACGCCAAGATCGAAATCCGCCATTCGACCTGTCCGCATGATTGCCCGTCGGCCTGTGCCCTCGATGTCGAGGTGGTCGAGGGACGCAGCATCGGTCGTGTCCGCGGTTCGAAAAAGCAGACCTATACGGCCGGCGTGGTCTGCGCCAAGGTCGCCCGTTATGCCGAGCGCATCCATCATCCTGAAAGGCTGATGTATCCGCTGCGCCGAACGGGTGCGAAGGGCTCCGGCCAATTTGCGCGGATCAGCTGGGACGAGGCGCTGGACGAGATTGCGGATCGCTTCAACCAGGCCGAGCGCGAATTCGGCGCGGAATCGGTCTGGCCCTATTATTACGCCGGCACGATGGGGCTGGTGATGCGCGACGGCCTCAACCGCCTCACGCATGTGAAGAAATATTCGCGGTTCTATCAGACCATCTGCGCCAATGTCGGCCGCATCGGGTTCGCGATCGGCACCGGCAAGATCGCCGGCGTCGATCCGCGCGAGATGGCGCTGTCCGATCTGGTGGTGATCTGGGGCACCAACCCCGTCAACACCCAGGTCAACGTGATGACGCACGCCGCCCGTGCGCGGAAGGAGCGTGGCGCCAAGATCGCAGCCGTCGACATCTACGACAACGAGACCATGAAGCAGGCGGATATCAAGATCATCCTGCGGCCCGGCACCGACGGCGCGTTCGCCTGCGGCGTGATGCATGTCCTGTTCCGCGACGGCTATGCCGATCGCGCCTATATGGACAAGTACACCGATTGTCCTGGCGAGCTCGAGGCGCATCTGAAGACGCGCACGCCCGAATGGGCCTCCGCGATCTCAGGCGTGCCGGTGGCGGAGATCGAGGCTTTTGCCAAACTGGTCGGCGAGACCAAGCGGACCTTTTTCCGGCTCGGCTACGGCTTCACCCGCTCCCGCAACGGCGCGGCGCAGATGCATGCCGCGAACTGCATTCCGGCGGTAACAGGCGCCTGGCAATATGAAGGCGGCGGCGCCTTCTTCAACAATTACGCGCTGTGGCACTTCAACGAATCTATCATCGAAGGCCATGACGCCATCGACCCAACTGTCCGCGCGCTCGACCAGTCGCAGATCGGCCGCATCCTCACCGGCGATTCCAAGGCCCTGCACGGCAGGGGCCCGGTCAAGGCGCTGCTGATCCAGAACACAAACCCGATGACGGTGGCGCCGGAGCAGGCGCTGGTGCGACAGGGTTTTGCGCGCGAGGATTTGTTCGTCGCGGTGCACGAGCAGTTCATGACCGAGACGGCCGAGATGGCCGACATCGTGCTGCCGGCGACGATGTTCATGGAACATGACGATCTCTATTACGGCGGCGGGCACCAGCACATCTCGGTCGGGCCGAAGCTGATCGAACCGCCCGGCGAATGCCGATCCAATCACGAGGTGTTGCAGGCGCTGGCGCCGCGGCTTGGCGCCAGGCATCCGGGGTTCGAGCTGACGCCGCGTGAATTGATCGACGCGACGCTGAAGCTGAGCGACCACGGCGACATTGCCGGTCTCGAAGCCGACCTCTGGCGCGACCTGCAGCCGGACTTCCGCACGTCGCATTATCTCGATGGCTTCGCCCATGCCGACAGGAAATTCCATTTCAAGGCCGATTGGGCGCATCCGCCGTTCGGCCAGAAGATGGGTGATTTCGACAAGATGCCGTCGCTGCCGGACCATTGGGCGGTGATCGAGCATTCCGATCAGGCACATCCGTTCCGGCTTGCCACCAGCCCGTCGCGCAGCTTCCTCAACACCACCTTCAACGAGACGCCGTCCTCCCAGGCGCGTGAGGGCAAGGCGAGCGTGATGATCCATCCCCTGGATGCCGCCGCGCTCGACATCGCCCATGGCGACGCCGTGACGCTCGGCAACACCCGCGGCGAGACCACGCTGATCGCCACACTGTTCGAAGGCGTGCGGCGGGGTGTGCTGATCGCGGAGTCCGTTCATCCCAACAAGAACCATATCGGTGAGCGCGGCATCAATATGCTGACGGGCGCGGACACAATCGCGCCGATCGGCGGCGCCGCTTTCCACGACAACAAGGTCTGGATCAGGAAAGCGGTCGCGGCCTGAGCCTGCGCTTCGATCGCCTTTCAAGTTTGTGTCGAGGCGCTAAAGCGGCGCCGCGCCGCAGTTTGCCCTTGCACCTTCGGCCCGAGCTGCCGCAAATGGCCGCTAAACGGGAGCCCGAGGAAGCGAGCGTGCCATGACCGACACCACAGCCGTGATCACCGAGAAGCGCGGGCAGGCGCTCTGGATCACCATCAACCGGCCCGAGAAACGCAACGCGCTGAATGGCGAGGTCATTGCCGGCATCGCGCGTGGCTATCGCGACGCGCATGACGACAAGGATGTCCGGGTCATCGTGCTGACCGGCGCGGGCGACAAGGCGTTCTGTGCCGGTGCGGACCTGCAGAACTCGGGCGCGGCTTTCGCGATGGATCATTCGAAGCCGAATGTCGACTATGCCGATCTGTTGCGCTTGTCGCAGAACGCGACCAAGCCCGCGATTGCGCGCGTTGGCGGGGTCTGCATGGCCGGCGGCATGGGCCTGCTCTGCATGACCGACATGGCCGTCGCCGCCGATCACGTCATCTTCGGCCTGCCGGAGGTGAAGGTCGGCGTATTCCCGATGCAGGTGTTGAGCCTGTTGCAGGAGATCGCACCGCGGCGCCTCGTCAACGAATGGGCGCTGACCGGCGAACCGTTCGACGCGGACGCGGCACTCGACGCAGGCCTTCTCAACTACGTCGTGCCTGCGGCCGAGCTCGACGCCAAGGTCGACTGGCTGATCGGCCGTATCGTCGACAAATCCCCGAGCGCCATCCGACGTGGCAAATACGCCATGCGGGCCATCGCGTCGATGTCGTTCGACGAGAGCATCGCCTACACCGAAAGCCAGATCTCACTACTGGCGATGACCGAGGACGCCAAGGAGGGCCTGAAGGCATTCGCCGAGAAGCGCAAGCCGGTCTGGACGGGGAGATGAGGGGCGCTCCGGTCATCAGCTTTCGTTAAGCTGACTGAGATCGTGCATGGCGAACGACCTAGTTATGGTGCTGATGCAGGGAACGCAGACGGAAGACTGCCTGCCCTCAATTCCACCATCATCGACCCGCTGACCGCAATGCCCTGACCGCTTCGCGCGGGTTGCGTTTTGGAAGCGCTTCCGAAGCGTGCATCGCCACTCGCTCCTCTGTTTGCGCTATTCTTGGTCTCGCAGTCGTTCGGCCGCTCACGGGACATCTAGTCAGGCAATCAATGAGCGTGCGCTCGATCGCCTATAGGTCATTTCTTGGATCAAAGCTCCTCCCATTCGGGCTGTCCTCCCTCTCTAGTTTGACGGCAAAAGCGAAAACTTTTCGCATTTGGATTTTCTTCCCGGACCGTGCCGAGTTGCCATCATACGGAAAAGATTGACGTTTTTCCGTTTTGGTGTATCCTGACCGAGGATACTTCAAACGAGAGAGCGTTGGAGCGCGCACGACCATGATGGGCGGCGATCAGTTCGACTATGGCCAAATTCCTCCCCAGATGCGGGACAGGCTGCCGGAGCTCGAGGTCGTCATCCAGGAGGGGGTGGAGCGGGAGGCCTGCAGCGGACTTGTGATCGGCGTCGCGCTGGTAGAGGCCAAGGAAGGTCTGGGGCACGGCATTTTCTTGCGGTGGTGTCGCGTGGTTTTGGGGTTCAAGCCGCGGAAGGCGCAACTCTATATGAACGCAGCGCATCTGTTCCAGCGCCACGGCGAGGTCGTGTGCCGGCTGCCGCTGACCGCCGCTCAGGCGCTGGGTGCTGCGTCGGTGAGCGAGGAAACGGTGCACGAGGTGATCGCGCGGGTGCGGCGCGGCGAGCGGGTGACAGTCGAGTTCGTGAAGCAGACGATCCGGCGCGCCAAGGAGGGCTCCGCTAAAATGGAGACGGACTCGGCTGAATCGGTTCAGATCGCGGCGATGATCACGGAGGCGTTGGACGCCCACCAATGCCGGCTGCTGCACGTTTTTCTTGAGGAGCGGCCGTCCGCGCGCCATTTCGTGGCGGATCTTGCCGATCGCGCGGCCGCGAAGATTCGCAGGAGCCGCTCTGCGCGGGCGACGCCCTCGATCCTCAGCCTGCCGGCGCCCTAATCGAGCATTCCACGTCGTGAAGGGCGGGCCACGCGCAAGCCCAACGGAAGGTATTTTGTTCATCATCTAAGGGCAATGGCACCGCGATGATCCTTGACGAGTTGTTGACGCCGATAGTTGCTGCGCTGGCCGCGACCGAGTTGGGCG from Bradyrhizobium lupini harbors:
- a CDS encoding (2Fe-2S)-binding protein, which codes for MPTIQFQLNGTATAVETDPDQTLLDVLRGRLGVTSPHFGCGAGECGACHVMVGDRAMASCDMPMWSVANKEVVTVEGLGTADQPHPLQRAFISEQAMQCGYCVSGILISAAAVLKRNPSPTEAEVRTALDRNLCRCGSHNRMVRAVLRAAAEMATS
- a CDS encoding tripartite tricarboxylate transporter substrate binding protein is translated as MLALAAGLLSAFSAAPSLAQDYPNHSVRIVVPFGAGGPADVAARQIGNALQESFGQPFVIENRTGAGGVIGTVEAAKSPADGYTLLMMSNTQTANESLLTPDKRKYELMRDLAPIAPVNSSDLVIVVNPQVAAKTLQEFVALAKSQPGKLNYASSGQGTPYHMAGELFKAMAGIDLVHVPYRNSGEARSGVIGGQVQMMIDAVPAMAPNIGENQVRALATTGKQRSAVLPNVPTAIEAGVAGYEATIWLGLMAPAGTPKPVIDKLNAAVNAMVKRPDIVKLWTAQGAVPMSMTPEEFDKFLRGDIEKWADVVKKFDKS
- a CDS encoding molybdopterin-dependent oxidoreductase; translation: MNQHAKIEIRHSTCPHDCPSACALDVEVVEGRSIGRVRGSKKQTYTAGVVCAKVARYAERIHHPERLMYPLRRTGAKGSGQFARISWDEALDEIADRFNQAEREFGAESVWPYYYAGTMGLVMRDGLNRLTHVKKYSRFYQTICANVGRIGFAIGTGKIAGVDPREMALSDLVVIWGTNPVNTQVNVMTHAARARKERGAKIAAVDIYDNETMKQADIKIILRPGTDGAFACGVMHVLFRDGYADRAYMDKYTDCPGELEAHLKTRTPEWASAISGVPVAEIEAFAKLVGETKRTFFRLGYGFTRSRNGAAQMHAANCIPAVTGAWQYEGGGAFFNNYALWHFNESIIEGHDAIDPTVRALDQSQIGRILTGDSKALHGRGPVKALLIQNTNPMTVAPEQALVRQGFAREDLFVAVHEQFMTETAEMADIVLPATMFMEHDDLYYGGGHQHISVGPKLIEPPGECRSNHEVLQALAPRLGARHPGFELTPRELIDATLKLSDHGDIAGLEADLWRDLQPDFRTSHYLDGFAHADRKFHFKADWAHPPFGQKMGDFDKMPSLPDHWAVIEHSDQAHPFRLATSPSRSFLNTTFNETPSSQAREGKASVMIHPLDAAALDIAHGDAVTLGNTRGETTLIATLFEGVRRGVLIAESVHPNKNHIGERGINMLTGADTIAPIGGAAFHDNKVWIRKAVAA
- a CDS encoding enoyl-CoA hydratase/isomerase family protein, which codes for MTDTTAVITEKRGQALWITINRPEKRNALNGEVIAGIARGYRDAHDDKDVRVIVLTGAGDKAFCAGADLQNSGAAFAMDHSKPNVDYADLLRLSQNATKPAIARVGGVCMAGGMGLLCMTDMAVAADHVIFGLPEVKVGVFPMQVLSLLQEIAPRRLVNEWALTGEPFDADAALDAGLLNYVVPAAELDAKVDWLIGRIVDKSPSAIRRGKYAMRAIASMSFDESIAYTESQISLLAMTEDAKEGLKAFAEKRKPVWTGR